A window from Montipora capricornis isolate CH-2021 chromosome 7, ASM3666992v2, whole genome shotgun sequence encodes these proteins:
- the LOC138058151 gene encoding uncharacterized protein isoform X2: protein MSVVCAKLEKFWTSQVLPFLLSEVSMTSLPESSQEAFCSFQDSNISEQNLSSSAQQPCSHSEADVMICSQEKNPEAVTTTSQSTLYIDLSQCSTPTQQSESVEISGLQIYKDDVQTVKPKSMITDTIVLFLFKQLPQIYPIVSSFFYTTLCGEQDVGSTTSSLHWLLAVLTPWHFLILDSLTWDISTRHEEIHNINRFLDHLCAAHSITSMTSQRSNYVLKDLKVYESDPNGYVNAEHRWFDPKDAETKRRLTRTYLEALFQ, encoded by the exons ATGTCTGTCGTCTGTGCAAAGCTGGAGAAGTTCTGGACAAGTCAGGTGCTTCCTTTCTTGCTAAGTGAAGTTTCCATGACATCCTTGCCAG AATCATCACAAGAAGCATTTTGCTCTTTCCAAGATTCAAACATTTCAGAGCAAAACCTAAGCAGTTCTGCACAGCAGCCCTGTAGCCACTCAGAAGCAGATGTCATGATCTGTTCACAAGAGAAAAACCCTGAGGCAGTTACTACCACTTCACAAAGTACCTTATATATAGACTTGTCCCAGTGCAGTACCCCTACCCAACAATCAGAGAGTGTGGAAATCTCTGGACTTCAAATCTACAAGGATGATGTCCAAACTGTTAAACCGAAGTCCATGATCACTGATACAATagtcttgtttttgttcaa GCAACTACCTCAGATATATCCTATTGTCAGTTCCTTTTTCTATACCACCTTATGTGGGGAACAAGATGTTGGGTCCACCACCTCAAG tttacaTTGGTTGCTGGCTGTCTTAACCCCATG GCACTTTTTGATACTGGACTCATTGACATGGGACATAAGCACAAGGCATGAAGAAATACACAATATCAACAG ATTCTTGGATCACCTATGTGCTGCACACAGTATAACCTCCATGACAAGCCAACGATCAAATTATGTGCTTAAG GATCTGAAGGTGTACGAAAGTGATCCGAATGGGTATGTCAATGCTGAACATCGGTGGTTTGATCCTAAAGATGCTGAAACCAAAAGGAGATTGACAAGAACTTATTTGGAGGCTCTTTTTCAGTGA
- the LOC138058151 gene encoding uncharacterized protein isoform X1 has translation MLVIINFSGHSGVFLLIYSSCLTPCLQCFFMVFILGSLQAESSQEAFCSFQDSNISEQNLSSSAQQPCSHSEADVMICSQEKNPEAVTTTSQSTLYIDLSQCSTPTQQSESVEISGLQIYKDDVQTVKPKSMITDTIVLFLFKQLPQIYPIVSSFFYTTLCGEQDVGSTTSSLHWLLAVLTPWHFLILDSLTWDISTRHEEIHNINRFLDHLCAAHSITSMTSQRSNYVLKDLKVYESDPNGYVNAEHRWFDPKDAETKRRLTRTYLEALFQ, from the exons ATGTTGGTAATTATTAATTTCTCAGGTCATTCTGGAGTTTTTCTTCTAATTTACAGTTCATGCCTGACCCCATGCTTACAATGTTTTTTCATGGTTTTTATCTTGGGGTCTCTCCAAGCAGAATCATCACAAGAAGCATTTTGCTCTTTCCAAGATTCAAACATTTCAGAGCAAAACCTAAGCAGTTCTGCACAGCAGCCCTGTAGCCACTCAGAAGCAGATGTCATGATCTGTTCACAAGAGAAAAACCCTGAGGCAGTTACTACCACTTCACAAAGTACCTTATATATAGACTTGTCCCAGTGCAGTACCCCTACCCAACAATCAGAGAGTGTGGAAATCTCTGGACTTCAAATCTACAAGGATGATGTCCAAACTGTTAAACCGAAGTCCATGATCACTGATACAATagtcttgtttttgttcaa GCAACTACCTCAGATATATCCTATTGTCAGTTCCTTTTTCTATACCACCTTATGTGGGGAACAAGATGTTGGGTCCACCACCTCAAG tttacaTTGGTTGCTGGCTGTCTTAACCCCATG GCACTTTTTGATACTGGACTCATTGACATGGGACATAAGCACAAGGCATGAAGAAATACACAATATCAACAG ATTCTTGGATCACCTATGTGCTGCACACAGTATAACCTCCATGACAAGCCAACGATCAAATTATGTGCTTAAG GATCTGAAGGTGTACGAAAGTGATCCGAATGGGTATGTCAATGCTGAACATCGGTGGTTTGATCCTAAAGATGCTGAAACCAAAAGGAGATTGACAAGAACTTATTTGGAGGCTCTTTTTCAGTGA
- the LOC138058151 gene encoding uncharacterized protein isoform X3 — MLVIINFSGHSGVFLLIYSSCLTPCLQCFFMVFILGSLQAESSQEAFCSFQDSNISEQNLSSSAQQPCSHSEADVMICSQEKNPEAVTTTSQSTLYIDLSQCSTPTQQSESVEISGLQIYKDDVQTVKPKSMITDTIVLFLFKQLPQIYPIVSSFFYTTLCGEQDVGSTTSSLHWLLAVLTPWHFLILDSLTWDISTRHEEIHNINRFLDHLCAAHSITSMTSQRSNYVLKVPQQLPGSNNCGFHILYSCLLTIS, encoded by the exons ATGTTGGTAATTATTAATTTCTCAGGTCATTCTGGAGTTTTTCTTCTAATTTACAGTTCATGCCTGACCCCATGCTTACAATGTTTTTTCATGGTTTTTATCTTGGGGTCTCTCCAAGCAGAATCATCACAAGAAGCATTTTGCTCTTTCCAAGATTCAAACATTTCAGAGCAAAACCTAAGCAGTTCTGCACAGCAGCCCTGTAGCCACTCAGAAGCAGATGTCATGATCTGTTCACAAGAGAAAAACCCTGAGGCAGTTACTACCACTTCACAAAGTACCTTATATATAGACTTGTCCCAGTGCAGTACCCCTACCCAACAATCAGAGAGTGTGGAAATCTCTGGACTTCAAATCTACAAGGATGATGTCCAAACTGTTAAACCGAAGTCCATGATCACTGATACAATagtcttgtttttgttcaa GCAACTACCTCAGATATATCCTATTGTCAGTTCCTTTTTCTATACCACCTTATGTGGGGAACAAGATGTTGGGTCCACCACCTCAAG tttacaTTGGTTGCTGGCTGTCTTAACCCCATG GCACTTTTTGATACTGGACTCATTGACATGGGACATAAGCACAAGGCATGAAGAAATACACAATATCAACAG ATTCTTGGATCACCTATGTGCTGCACACAGTATAACCTCCATGACAAGCCAACGATCAAATTATGTGCTTAAG GTACCTCAACAATTGCCAGGAAGCAACAACTGTGGATTCCATATATTATATTCATGTTTGCTGACCATTTCTTAA
- the LOC138058151 gene encoding uncharacterized protein isoform X4 produces the protein MVFILGSLQAESSQEAFCSFQDSNISEQNLSSSAQQPCSHSEADVMICSQEKNPEAVTTTSQSTLYIDLSQCSTPTQQSESVEISGLQIYKDDVQTVKPKSMITDTIVLFLFKQLPQIYPIVSSFFYTTLCGEQDVGSTTSSLHWLLAVLTPWHFLILDSLTWDISTRHEEIHNINRFLDHLCAAHSITSMTSQRSNYVLKDLKVYESDPNGYVNAEHRWFDPKDAETKRRLTRTYLEALFQ, from the exons ATGGTTTTTATCTTGGGGTCTCTCCAAGCAGAATCATCACAAGAAGCATTTTGCTCTTTCCAAGATTCAAACATTTCAGAGCAAAACCTAAGCAGTTCTGCACAGCAGCCCTGTAGCCACTCAGAAGCAGATGTCATGATCTGTTCACAAGAGAAAAACCCTGAGGCAGTTACTACCACTTCACAAAGTACCTTATATATAGACTTGTCCCAGTGCAGTACCCCTACCCAACAATCAGAGAGTGTGGAAATCTCTGGACTTCAAATCTACAAGGATGATGTCCAAACTGTTAAACCGAAGTCCATGATCACTGATACAATagtcttgtttttgttcaa GCAACTACCTCAGATATATCCTATTGTCAGTTCCTTTTTCTATACCACCTTATGTGGGGAACAAGATGTTGGGTCCACCACCTCAAG tttacaTTGGTTGCTGGCTGTCTTAACCCCATG GCACTTTTTGATACTGGACTCATTGACATGGGACATAAGCACAAGGCATGAAGAAATACACAATATCAACAG ATTCTTGGATCACCTATGTGCTGCACACAGTATAACCTCCATGACAAGCCAACGATCAAATTATGTGCTTAAG GATCTGAAGGTGTACGAAAGTGATCCGAATGGGTATGTCAATGCTGAACATCGGTGGTTTGATCCTAAAGATGCTGAAACCAAAAGGAGATTGACAAGAACTTATTTGGAGGCTCTTTTTCAGTGA
- the LOC138058150 gene encoding uncharacterized protein isoform X1 yields MVTTKRCAYGTCRNDSRYPRSWKRNLNGDPVKFFHFPGAHRQNERRQRWITACHRGDTFVCTKDSYICSTHFVGGNGPTKEYPDPISAIASKEKVKRLNRKRKASDEREADKERSKKICLERSAAKTLLTLHLHTGKSIEEHEAAGTLLDLSLESVVSAKEAEIEGLQEMEEQIIDQFPEPLPDDEPITSHVDRDTQTDKKMLRECGTQTSGTDKLMKMLFMMKVMDPQKTYHYTGMSKECLELIYGEVKEKSQRMNVWKGSRKTKTGKLQDRYMKNRKELAKLTSKEQFVFTLVRLRRNPSLEMLCDIFGITTGTGSRIFITWILFLGKELLFLLLFQQRRN; encoded by the exons ATGGTTACGACAAAAAGATGTGCTTATGGTACTTGTAGAAACGATTCCCGATACCCTCGGTCTtggaaaagaaatttaaatggTGATCCAGTTAAATTTTTCCATTTCCCTGGCGCACATAGACAAAATGAGAGACGGCAAAGGTGGATTACTGCATGTCATCGCGGTGACACGTTCGTTTGTACTAAGGACAGTTATATTTGCAGTACACACTTTGTTGGTGGAAATGGTCCAACAAAAGAGTATCCTGATCCAATATCAGCTATTGCCAGTAAAGAAAAG GTGAAGCGGCTCAATCGCAAACGAAAAGCATCTGATGAACGGGAAGCAGACAAAGAGAGAAGCAAGAAAATTTGTCTGGAACGATCTGCGGCGAAAACCCTATTGACCCTTCATCTACATACTGGTAAATCAATCGAGGAACACGAAGCTGCCGGGACCCTGTTAGATCTGTCCTTAGAGTCAGTTGTAAGTGCAAAAGAGGCTGAAATCGAAGGCTTACAAGAAATGGAGGAGCAGATCATCGACCAGTTTCCGGAACCATTACCTGATGATGAACCAATCACCTCCCATGTTGACCGCGACACACAAACTGATAAAAAAATGTTGAGAGAATGCGGCACGCAA ACTTCAGGCACTGACAAACTGATGAAGATGTTATTTATGATGAAAGTAATGGACCCACAGAAAACCTACCACTACACAG GTATGAGTAAGGAATGTCTTGAGCTGATTTACGGTGAAGTCAAAGAAAAAAGTCAGCGCATGAACGTATGGAAAGGTTCACGAAAAACAAAGACAGGAAAGCTCCAGGATAGGTACATGAAG AACAGGAAAGAGCTGGCCAAGcttacaagcaaagaacaattTGTGTTTACTCTTGTGAGACTAAGAAGGAACCCAAGTCTTGAAATGCTGTGTGATATCTTCGGTATTACTACAGGCACTGGAAGCAGAATATTTATAACTTGGATTTTATTTCTAGGAAAGGAGTTGttgtttcttttactttttcaacaaaggAGGAATTGA
- the LOC138058150 gene encoding uncharacterized protein isoform X2, with amino-acid sequence MVTTKRCAYGTCRNDSRYPRSWKRNLNGDPVKFFHFPGAHRQNERRQRWITACHRGDTFVCTKDSYICSTHFVGGNGPTKEYPDPISAIASKEKVKRLNRKRKASDEREADKERSKKICLERSAAKTLLTLHLHTGKSIEEHEAAGTLLDLSLESVVSAKEAEIEGLQEMEEQIIDQFPEPLPDDEPITSHVDRDTQTDKKMLRECGTQTSGTDKLMKMLFMMKVMDPQKTYHYTGMSKECLELIYGEVKEKSQRMNVWKGSRKTKTGKLQDRYMKERAGQAYKQRTICVYSCETKKEPKS; translated from the exons ATGGTTACGACAAAAAGATGTGCTTATGGTACTTGTAGAAACGATTCCCGATACCCTCGGTCTtggaaaagaaatttaaatggTGATCCAGTTAAATTTTTCCATTTCCCTGGCGCACATAGACAAAATGAGAGACGGCAAAGGTGGATTACTGCATGTCATCGCGGTGACACGTTCGTTTGTACTAAGGACAGTTATATTTGCAGTACACACTTTGTTGGTGGAAATGGTCCAACAAAAGAGTATCCTGATCCAATATCAGCTATTGCCAGTAAAGAAAAG GTGAAGCGGCTCAATCGCAAACGAAAAGCATCTGATGAACGGGAAGCAGACAAAGAGAGAAGCAAGAAAATTTGTCTGGAACGATCTGCGGCGAAAACCCTATTGACCCTTCATCTACATACTGGTAAATCAATCGAGGAACACGAAGCTGCCGGGACCCTGTTAGATCTGTCCTTAGAGTCAGTTGTAAGTGCAAAAGAGGCTGAAATCGAAGGCTTACAAGAAATGGAGGAGCAGATCATCGACCAGTTTCCGGAACCATTACCTGATGATGAACCAATCACCTCCCATGTTGACCGCGACACACAAACTGATAAAAAAATGTTGAGAGAATGCGGCACGCAA ACTTCAGGCACTGACAAACTGATGAAGATGTTATTTATGATGAAAGTAATGGACCCACAGAAAACCTACCACTACACAG GTATGAGTAAGGAATGTCTTGAGCTGATTTACGGTGAAGTCAAAGAAAAAAGTCAGCGCATGAACGTATGGAAAGGTTCACGAAAAACAAAGACAGGAAAGCTCCAGGATAGGTACATGAAG GAAAGAGCTGGCCAAGcttacaagcaaagaacaattTGTGTTTACTCTTGTGAGACTAAGAAGGAACCCAAGTCTTGA